The DNA region TTATTGGCACCGAAGCTATCAACTGGTATGGATTCCCCAATTACAAAAAAGCTTTCTTCAACAACCCTGCCGCCTTGAAATACACGGACATTTTTGGGACGCACGAATACGGCGGAGACCCGGCCGCATACCCCGAAATTCACGAAGCCGGCAAGGAATTCTGGGAAACCGAAGTCTATGATCTTGGAAGTAACAAGGAAGACGTGGGCATGGGAAGTGCTCTCCGCGTTGCAGGTGTAATCCATGACGCCCTGACTATTGCGAACATGAACGCCTGGCATTTCTGGTGGATTTATTCCTGCAGCGAAGCCAGCTGCGGCAACGGAGCCCTCTGGCCGCAAGGACAAGGCAACCCCGACAATGTGGAGCCTACCAAGCGACTCTGGGTCATGGGGAACTTCAGCCGTTTCGCGCGACCCGGCTCCTGGAGAATCGACGCTACCAAGAATCCCGAAGCGAATGTAAAGGTTACCGCCTATCGCGACTCCCTCAAGACGAAAATTGCAGTCGTCATTCTCAATTCCAAGAATGAGGAATTCAAGGCGGACTTTGACTTCGGAAACACGAAAATTGGAAGTTTCAAGCCCTACGTTACCGACGACAACAATAACCTCAAGGAAGGTGACGAAGTTCAGGTTGACGATACAAAGTGCAGTTACAGCGTTCCGGCCCGCAGTGCAACGACAGTTGAATTCATTCTGTGGCAGGAACCAAAGGTGGAACCGCCCGCAGATTCTACAGAGGCTATCGCCTTCGGACTTTCTGCCCCCAAAAGCCTCCAAAGCACATATAAGGTGTTTAGCCCGCTCGGAGCGTTTGTCGGTGAATTCCAGGTCGAGCATATCGGCGAACTCCGCAACGCCATGACAAGCGCTGGCTTAAGCCGCGGCGTGTACATGATCAAACGTGGCTATGCCAAAACGCAATACATGGTTTTGAAATAGTTCGGTTGTGCGAAAGACTGATGTTTTAAATGAAAAACGCAGGCTCGGATGAGTCTGCGTTTGAAGTTTTGATTGTGACGAAACCTTATTTCTTCACGTGACGATGGTACTCTTGGAGGCTGCAGACTTCGAATCGGCCGAAGTCGTGCTTGTCCATGAGGCCTTCCACGGTAGAGGTGAGGGCGGCGATGGTCGTGGTGATAGGTATGCCAGAGACCACAGCCTTGGAGCGCATCTGGATTTCGTCCACCATGGCTTCGGCGCCGTTCTCGGTGGTGTTCACGATCCACTGCACTTCCTTGTCGTGAATGAGGTCCAACAGGTTCGGGCGGCCACGGGAGATGCGGAACACGGCGCGGGTCTTGATGCCTTCGTTGTAAAGCATCGTCGAGGTGCCGCGGGTGGCGTAAATCTGGTAGCCCATGTCTACGAGGCGCTTGATGAGCGGAACGGCCTTCTGCTTGTCTTCGTCCTTGAGCGAGACGAAAATGTTGCCTTCGCTCGGCACCTTGTTGCCTGCAGCGAGCTGGCTCTTGAGGTAGGCAAGGCCGCGGTCGCGATCGAGGCTCATGACTTCGCCGGTAGACTTCATTTCCGGAGAAAGCGTGATGTCCACGCCCGGGAACTTGACGAACGGGAACACGGCTTCCTTGACGCTCACGTAAGGCACGTGGACTTCTTCGGTAAAGCCGATCTGTTCGAGGGTTTCACCGAGCATGCAGCGGCTGGCGTAGCTTGCAAGCGGAACGCCGATGGACTTGGACACGAACGGCACCGTACGGGAGGCACGCGGGTTCACTTCGATCATGTAGAGTTCGCCATCCTTCACGGCGAGTTGCATGTTCATGAGGCCGACTACGTGGAGTTCCCTTGCAAAGTCCTTCGCATATTGGCGAACCTTGTCCTGGATTTCCTTGGAAAGCGTCATGGGCGGAATCACGCTGGCGGAGTCGCCGGAGTGGATGCCTGCGGGTTCCACGTGTTCCATGATGGCACCCACCACGGTGTGTTTGCCGTCGCTGATGCAGTCCACGTCGAGTTCGGTGGCGTCTTCCAAGAAGCGGTCGATGAGAATCGGCTTGCCTTCACCAATGGCGGCAGCTTCTTCTACGAACTTGCGGAGGTATTTTTCCTTATAGACAATCACCATGCCGCGGCCGCCGAGAACGAAGCTCGGGCGCACCAAAACGGGGTAGCCAATGCGGTCGACAATGGCCAAGGCTTCTTCCACGTTGTGGGCGATGCCGGATGCGGCCTGCTTGATACCGACTTTGTCGACCAGCTGCTTGAAGAAGTCGCGGTCTTCGGCGAGGTCGATGTCTTCGGGGCTTGTACCTACGACGTTTGCGCCGGCCTTCTTGAGACGCATGGCGAGGTTCAGCGGAGTCTGACCACCGAATTGCACAATCACGCCCGCGCAGTTTTCGCGTTCGTAAATGCCCATCACGTCTTCGAGCGTGAGCGGTTCAAAGTAGAGCTTGTCGGAGGTATCGTAGTCGGTGGAAACCGTTTCGGGGTTAGAGTTCACCATGATGACTTCGTAGCCTTCGCGACGGAGCGTAAAGGCGGCGTGGCAGCAGCAATAGTCGAATTCGATACCCTGACCGATTCTGTTCGGACCACCGCCGAGCACCATGATGCGCTTCTTGCCGCGGTTGCCCATGATGGTGCGAACCGGTTCGGAATTTTCGGCCCAGCAACTGTAATAATACGGCGTAATGGCTTCGAATTCGCCGGCGCAAGTGTCCACGGAGTAGTAGCTCGGCTTGAGGCCAATCTGCTTACGCACTTCCATGACGTCTTCGGGGCGCTTGTGGAACATGTAGCCGATCTGGATATCGCTAAAGCCGAATTCCTTGGCCTGGCGGAACAGCGGAATGTTCTTGGCGAGGCCGGCGAGAGACTTGGCGGCCTTGATTTCGTCTTCGAAGTAGGCGAGTTCTTCCAAGTGACGGAGGAAGTAGCGGTCAATCTTGGTGAGTTCGTAAAGTTTTTCGATGCTCCAGCCGCGACGGAAGGCTTCGTACAGCACGAAAATGCGTTCGGCGCTCGGACGGGCGACTTCCTTGGTGAGCGTTTCGTCGTCGTATTCCTTGAACTTTTCGCACTTGGCGCAAGAACCGAATCCACCGTAACCTGTTTCGAGAGAGCGCAGCGCCTTTTGCATGGCCTGTTTGAAGTTGGAGCCGATAGCCATTGCTTCGCCCACAGACTTCATCTGGGTGCCGAGTGTAGAATCGGCCTTCGGGAACTTTTCGAAGGTGAAGCGCGGAACCTTCACCACCACGTAGTCAAGCGCCGGCTCAAAGCAGCTCGGGGTCGTTTGCGTAATGTCATTGCGGAGTTCGTCGAGGGTATAGCCCACAGCGAGCAATGCTGCAATCTTTGCGATGGGGAAGCCCGTTGCCTTAGAAGCAAGAGCAGAAGAACGGGACACACGCGGGTTCATTTCGATGATGATGCGGCGGCCGGTCTTGGGTTCGATAGCCCACTGCACGTTGGATCCACCGGTTTCTACGC from uncultured Fibrobacter sp. includes:
- the carB gene encoding carbamoyl-phosphate synthase large subunit — protein: MPKRTDIKKIMLIGSGPIVIGQGCEFDYSGVQACKVLRREGYEVVLVNSNPATIMTDPEMADRTYIEPLSVDILHEIIRRERPDALLPTLGGQTALNLAMELNERGILDRYQVELIGAKAESIQRAEDRHLFKEAMLKIGLDLPRSGSAHSMSEATAIANTIGSWPLIIRPGFTLGGTGGGIAHNPEEFETIVNRGLDASLNNEVLIEESLLGWKEFEMEVMRDKKGNAVIVCSIENLDPMGVHTGDSITVAPIQSLDDRAYQAMRDDSLKVMEAIGVETGGSNVQWAIEPKTGRRIIIEMNPRVSRSSALASKATGFPIAKIAALLAVGYTLDELRNDITQTTPSCFEPALDYVVVKVPRFTFEKFPKADSTLGTQMKSVGEAMAIGSNFKQAMQKALRSLETGYGGFGSCAKCEKFKEYDDETLTKEVARPSAERIFVLYEAFRRGWSIEKLYELTKIDRYFLRHLEELAYFEDEIKAAKSLAGLAKNIPLFRQAKEFGFSDIQIGYMFHKRPEDVMEVRKQIGLKPSYYSVDTCAGEFEAITPYYYSCWAENSEPVRTIMGNRGKKRIMVLGGGPNRIGQGIEFDYCCCHAAFTLRREGYEVIMVNSNPETVSTDYDTSDKLYFEPLTLEDVMGIYERENCAGVIVQFGGQTPLNLAMRLKKAGANVVGTSPEDIDLAEDRDFFKQLVDKVGIKQAASGIAHNVEEALAIVDRIGYPVLVRPSFVLGGRGMVIVYKEKYLRKFVEEAAAIGEGKPILIDRFLEDATELDVDCISDGKHTVVGAIMEHVEPAGIHSGDSASVIPPMTLSKEIQDKVRQYAKDFARELHVVGLMNMQLAVKDGELYMIEVNPRASRTVPFVSKSIGVPLASYASRCMLGETLEQIGFTEEVHVPYVSVKEAVFPFVKFPGVDITLSPEMKSTGEVMSLDRDRGLAYLKSQLAAGNKVPSEGNIFVSLKDEDKQKAVPLIKRLVDMGYQIYATRGTSTMLYNEGIKTRAVFRISRGRPNLLDLIHDKEVQWIVNTTENGAEAMVDEIQMRSKAVVSGIPITTTIAALTSTVEGLMDKHDFGRFEVCSLQEYHRHVKK
- a CDS encoding glycoside hydrolase family 30 beta sandwich domain-containing protein codes for the protein MTVSIKGFSLFAGAIAFWGTLVSAATINVDMDKEYQRISGFGAASAWAGSITDKNAAFLWDSTSGAGLTLHRIRIAPDGTTSETSIAKKASEYGVKVWAAPWTSKYTVNYDGDKKHLDFNHAQDWANTILKFTQDMRNAGVNLYAISSQNEPDGTGDNHYEPDELARWVGDYLGPTLDTTGIKIIGTEAINWYGFPNYKKAFFNNPAALKYTDIFGTHEYGGDPAAYPEIHEAGKEFWETEVYDLGSNKEDVGMGSALRVAGVIHDALTIANMNAWHFWWIYSCSEASCGNGALWPQGQGNPDNVEPTKRLWVMGNFSRFARPGSWRIDATKNPEANVKVTAYRDSLKTKIAVVILNSKNEEFKADFDFGNTKIGSFKPYVTDDNNNLKEGDEVQVDDTKCSYSVPARSATTVEFILWQEPKVEPPADSTEAIAFGLSAPKSLQSTYKVFSPLGAFVGEFQVEHIGELRNAMTSAGLSRGVYMIKRGYAKTQYMVLK